In the Gammaproteobacteria bacterium genome, TCACCAAGTTTTGATTGAAGAAAAAGATGTTAAAGTTAGTATAACTGAGTTTAACTTATTGAAATTATTCTTAAAAAATCCAAATAAACTTCTATCTCGGGAACAAATTTTAAACCATGTATGGGGGCGAAACTCCTATGTAGAAGTAAGAACTGTCGATGTCCACATCCTTAGGTTGCGAAAAGTATTGAAAAAACACAATAAAGACTTTTTGCTCAAAACAATTCGCGGAGCAGGGTATAAGTTTGTCGCCGAAGCTGATTAAACTGTAATTTGAAGCTACTATTTTTCTAAACGACCATCTGCACCCGGAGGACATTCTTTAAATTTACAGTCATTATAAGAGTCTCTGCCGACATAGGAACCATCAGGACATTGCTTAACATCAGCAGTACACATGACCGGTTCTTTCTTCTCCTTTAACTCTTCACAAGGTTTAAATTCGCAATTATTATTTGGATCACGTCCAACCACTCTGCCATCCGGGCATTGACGAGCATCTTTAGTGCATGCCATCGGCTTGGTTACTGGTTTTTCGACTTTCACTCCATCATCACGTGTAATATCTTCTTCTTGGACGGGCTTGCTACAAGCACTCAAAAAAGCGAATACACATAAAACAAAAATATACTTTTTCATATCATCTACCTATAGAATTTTTTCCCAGAATTCAGCTTTTCCCATCACAGGATCTAATTGATAATGCTGAAAACCAAATTTTTTGTAAGAGTTAATTGCAACGTAATTTTTATCCAAAACTTCTAACGTCAGTTTACAACAATCTCTTTCCATAGCAACTTCCTCAACCATTTTCAGCATTTTTGTACTTAATCCTAATCCTCTGAATTCGGTTGCAACAATCATATCATGTATGTTTATCAATGGCTTACATTTAAAAGTTGAAAAACCTTCAAAGCAATTTACTAATCCGGCAGGTTGCTCATTAACATACGCCAGAATGCTCAAAGCATTTTTACGTTGTGAAAGCTCATAAACCAAATTTTGAGCCACATAATCCGCCAAAGCTTCGTTTCCACCCATTGGATCTGTTGCATAACAATCCAGCAACTCAATAATATGCGTTGAATGTTGAGGGTCGTTGTAATTTGCCTGTACGATTTTAATTGACATAAAATTCAGCCGTATTTTGCTTTTTTAAATTGCTGAAGTTTTTCTTCTGAAACTTCTTCCTGGTATTTTTCTTTCCAAACAGAATAGGGCATTTTATAGACATATTCTCTGGCTTCTTCCTTATTCAATTCTACACCTATTTTTTCAGCTTCTTCACTCATCCAGTTGGAAAGGCAATTGCGGCAAAAATTGGCGAGAATCATTAAATCAATATTTTGCACATCTTTGCGGTTATCTAGATGACTGATCAGTCTGTCAAATGCTCTAGCTTTAATTTCTTGTGCTTTTTCCATCGCTTGAAAATTTAATTGTGTTAAAATTCAATCTTATCAAAAACATCAAAAGTCTTAAAGAATATTATTATGTCAGGGCAAATATTAGACGGCAAGCTGGTTTCTGAAAAA is a window encoding:
- a CDS encoding DUF1244 domain-containing protein gives rise to the protein MEKAQEIKARAFDRLISHLDNRKDVQNIDLMILANFCRNCLSNWMSEEAEKIGVELNKEEAREYVYKMPYSVWKEKYQEEVSEEKLQQFKKAKYG
- a CDS encoding GNAT family N-acetyltransferase, whose amino-acid sequence is MSIKIVQANYNDPQHSTHIIELLDCYATDPMGGNEALADYVAQNLVYELSQRKNALSILAYVNEQPAGLVNCFEGFSTFKCKPLINIHDMIVATEFRGLGLSTKMLKMVEEVAMERDCCKLTLEVLDKNYVAINSYKKFGFQHYQLDPVMGKAEFWEKIL